In Macrobrachium rosenbergii isolate ZJJX-2024 chromosome 6, ASM4041242v1, whole genome shotgun sequence, a genomic segment contains:
- the LOC136839197 gene encoding uncharacterized protein: MARKVWIIVLAVAALAILYKRREKGAADSSGSVAEMAVPATSVVVLDRGNNTTCTVNLHGATVVSWRVNNQEQLFVSKQAIFDGKRAIRGGIPIVFPQFGPWSTGPQHGFARISRWELKKPPERLPTGDVEAIFQLLDNEFTRSMWNYPFSLTYRLILREKELHFNISVYNPGAEVLSFTLLLHTYFKVPDVRRCQITGMRGCTYIDKTREGALYQEHRDVVTISEWTDRIYQNTPLEHIITNVVSGRKMRIQKYNLVDTVVWNPWIEKAKEIPDFGEEEFPNLVCVEAGHVSTPVILPPGTVFEASQILQVM; the protein is encoded by the exons ATGGCCCGTAAAGTTTGGATAATAGTGCTGGCGGTCGCTGCTTTAgcaattttatataag AGGCGGGAAAAGGGTGCAGCAGACAGCTCAGGCTCAGTAGCTGAGATGGCGGTGCCAGCGACGAGTGTCGTGGTGCTCGACCGCGGCAACAACACCACTTGCACTGTCAATTTACACG GTGCAACGGTAGTATCATGGCGTGTCAACAATCAGGAACAACTTTTTGTTAG taaacaAGCAATATTTGATGGGAAACGAGCCATAAGAGGAGGAATCCCTATTGTGTTTC cccAGTTTGGACCCTGGAGCACTGGCCCTCAGCATGGATTTGCACGTATTTCACGATGGGAGTTAAAAAAGCCTCCGGAGCGTTTACCTACTGGAGATGTAGAAGCTATTTTTCAACTTTTGGATAACGAATTTACTCGTTCTATGTGGAATTACCC GTTCAGTCTTACATACCGGCTGATTCTAAGAGAAAAGGAGCTGCATTTTAATATTTCCGTTTACAATCCTGGAGCAGAAGTGTTATCATTTACACTTTTGCTCCATACTTACTTCAAGGTTCCTGATGTGCGCCGTTGCCAGATCACTGGTATGAGAGGTTGCACATACATTGACAAA acaCGAGAAGGGGCTTTGTATCAAGAACACAGAGATGTTGTTACAATCAGCGAATGGACTGATCGTATATATCAAAATACTCCGTTGGAGCACATAATTACAAATGTTGTCAGTGGTCGAAAGATGAGAATACAGAAATACAACCTTGTGGACACTG TGGTGTGGAATCCTTGGATAGAAAAAGCTAAAGAGATTCCTGACTTTGGTGAAGAAGAATTCCCAAACCTGGTGTGTGTGGAAGCTGGTCATGTATCGACACCAGTCATCCTCCCACCGGGTACTGTGTTTGAAGCCAGCCAGATTCTACAGGTCATGTAG